One Ardenticatenales bacterium DNA segment encodes these proteins:
- the rsgA gene encoding ribosome small subunit-dependent GTPase A: MGKRLDGLIIKAQSGFFTVRTAAGDYVCQLPGRLKKERLESDLAAAGDHVTISILTEDTGMVETIAPRQRVLSRARPSGRNTRDTLSDREQVLVANPDQVVLVFSVRQPAPSLRKLDRFLVVAERNDLPAIVCVTKTDLVPLAEAAKLFQLYADIGYRVLYTSAHTGLGLDELRRVLAGKISVLTGSSGVGKTSLLNALQPGLGLQVRAVSQATEKGLHTTRYVELLPFAGGYVADTPGIRSLALYDIEADELDAYFREIAPLVAACQFSDCTHAHEPGCAVRQAVADGRVSPARYDSYLRLREEQEMLDQAAYGLL, encoded by the coding sequence ATGGGAAAGCGATTGGACGGTCTGATCATCAAGGCACAAAGCGGCTTCTTCACCGTGCGCACCGCCGCGGGAGATTACGTTTGTCAGCTTCCGGGACGACTGAAAAAAGAGCGGCTGGAAAGCGACCTGGCGGCGGCGGGGGACCACGTTACCATTTCCATCCTTACCGAAGACACGGGCATGGTTGAAACCATCGCCCCGCGCCAGCGCGTCCTCTCCCGCGCCCGTCCCAGCGGACGCAACACGCGGGACACCCTCAGCGACCGCGAACAAGTCCTCGTCGCCAACCCCGACCAGGTCGTGCTGGTCTTCTCTGTGCGCCAGCCTGCTCCCAGCCTGCGCAAACTGGATCGCTTCCTCGTCGTCGCCGAACGAAACGACCTGCCGGCCATCGTCTGCGTCACCAAAACGGACCTGGTCCCCCTCGCCGAGGCGGCAAAACTGTTTCAACTGTATGCGGACATTGGTTACCGGGTTCTCTACACCAGCGCTCATACTGGCTTGGGATTGGATGAACTGCGCCGGGTGCTTGCCGGCAAAATCTCCGTCCTCACCGGCTCATCTGGCGTGGGAAAAACCAGCCTGCTCAACGCCTTGCAACCCGGCCTCGGCCTGCAAGTGCGCGCCGTAAGCCAGGCCACGGAAAAAGGATTGCATACCACTCGCTACGTGGAATTGCTCCCCTTCGCCGGCGGCTACGTGGCGGACACGCCCGGCATCCGCAGCCTGGCTCTCTACGACATAGAAGCAGATGAACTGGACGCCTATTTCCGCGAGATCGCCCCTTTGGTAGCCGCCTGCCAGTTCAGCGACTGCACCCACGCCCACGAACCCGGCTGCGCCGTGCGCCAGGCCGTAGCCGATGGTCGCGTCTCCCCCGCTCGCTACGATAGCTACCTGCGCTTGCGCGAAGAACAAGAAATGCTTGACCAGGCCGCATATGGGTTGTTATAG